Proteins encoded together in one Planctopirus ephydatiae window:
- the wrbA gene encoding NAD(P)H:quinone oxidoreductase: MAKLLVLYYSTYGHVESMAGAIAEGAGKVPGVEVTIKRVPELMPPEAAARAGAKLDQAAPLADPKELSSYDGIIFGTPTRFGNMASQMRNFLDQTGGLWVKGALVGKVASVFASTGTGGGNESTILTFIPTLLHHGMVYVGLPYSCPDLADISELKGGSPYGAATIAGADGSRQPSARELAMARFQGEHVAGITAKLFG; the protein is encoded by the coding sequence ATGGCGAAACTCCTGGTTCTGTATTACTCGACTTACGGACATGTGGAATCGATGGCGGGGGCTATTGCCGAAGGGGCAGGGAAAGTTCCGGGAGTCGAAGTCACCATCAAGCGAGTGCCGGAACTCATGCCACCCGAAGCTGCTGCCAGAGCAGGTGCCAAACTCGATCAGGCGGCTCCTTTGGCTGATCCCAAGGAGTTAAGTAGCTACGATGGAATCATTTTTGGAACCCCCACCCGGTTCGGGAACATGGCTTCGCAAATGCGGAACTTTCTCGATCAGACGGGTGGGTTGTGGGTCAAAGGGGCACTCGTGGGCAAGGTCGCCAGTGTCTTTGCCAGTACAGGGACTGGTGGCGGAAATGAATCGACGATTCTGACATTCATCCCGACGCTGCTGCACCATGGAATGGTTTATGTGGGGTTGCCGTATTCCTGCCCGGATCTGGCTGATATCTCGGAATTGAAGGGTGGCTCGCCTTATGGTGCAGCGACGATTGCGGGTGCGGATGGCTCGCGCCAGCCTTCGGCTCGTGAACTGGCGATGGCCCGATTTCAAGGCGAGCATGTAGCCGGAATCACTGCCAAGCTGTTTGGCTAA
- a CDS encoding class I SAM-dependent methyltransferase, with the protein MSILEPYHFHEFSHFEFPPASRVLDVGCGPGEQMLELLRRGHEPVGIDPDPACVERVRSYELEAVQGFAEHLPFPDSSFDGVISKVVLPYTRSAIAMKEMARVLKPGGMARFSFHGAGYFLLYAAKHPNWKTRIYGLRSLVNGWSYAATGKRLPGFLGDTIYQSRTRLNRYYRRLGLELLEDPQAPTFMGFPVFIYQAVRKRPLARLSIYRPQVGSSQGHKLTSEPQTPVKHHELAVAHELTVK; encoded by the coding sequence ATGAGCATTCTTGAACCTTATCATTTTCACGAATTCAGTCATTTTGAGTTTCCACCGGCCAGCCGGGTTCTCGATGTCGGTTGCGGACCAGGAGAACAGATGCTGGAACTGCTGAGAAGAGGTCACGAGCCAGTCGGCATCGATCCAGATCCCGCCTGCGTCGAAAGAGTCCGCTCGTATGAACTTGAAGCCGTCCAGGGGTTTGCCGAACATCTCCCTTTTCCCGACAGCAGCTTTGACGGCGTGATTTCGAAAGTCGTTTTGCCCTACACGCGTTCTGCCATCGCCATGAAAGAGATGGCTCGTGTGCTTAAGCCTGGTGGCATGGCTCGCTTTTCGTTTCATGGGGCAGGCTACTTTTTGCTCTATGCTGCCAAGCATCCCAACTGGAAAACCCGCATCTACGGCTTGAGATCTTTAGTCAATGGCTGGAGTTACGCAGCGACCGGCAAACGCTTGCCTGGTTTTCTCGGTGACACGATCTATCAATCGCGTACACGCCTGAACCGGTATTACCGGCGACTCGGTCTGGAATTACTGGAAGATCCACAAGCACCGACCTTCATGGGGTTTCCGGTCTTCATCTATCAGGCAGTTCGTAAACGACCGCTGGCTCGACTCTCGATCTACAGGCCACAAGTGGGCTCCTCACAAGGCCATAAGCTCACCAGCGAACCTCAAACGCCTGTCAAACACCATGAATTGGCAGTGGCACATGAATTAACTGTGAAGTAA
- the nrdR gene encoding transcriptional regulator NrdR: MMCPYCRHGETKVIDSRTSQDFVIRRRRECLACARRFTTYEKIEESPIRVIKKDGSRVPFDRDKIAQGLEKACYKRPISPERIEEIISVIERELYENFDREVPSREIGERVMEQLRTLDHVAFVRFASVYREFKDVNDFVEELQPILRGENRRT; this comes from the coding sequence ATGATGTGTCCATACTGCCGCCACGGCGAAACCAAGGTCATCGATTCGCGGACAAGTCAGGATTTCGTGATTCGCCGTCGGCGGGAATGTCTGGCATGTGCCCGCCGCTTTACCACCTATGAGAAAATCGAGGAATCCCCCATTCGCGTCATCAAGAAAGATGGCAGCCGGGTTCCCTTTGATCGAGATAAAATCGCACAAGGTCTCGAAAAAGCCTGCTACAAACGACCAATCTCCCCGGAGCGCATTGAGGAGATTATCTCGGTCATCGAACGGGAACTTTACGAAAACTTTGATCGGGAAGTTCCCTCCCGGGAGATCGGCGAGCGAGTCATGGAGCAATTGCGAACTCTCGATCATGTCGCCTTCGTCCGCTTTGCTTCCGTCTATCGCGAATTCAAAGATGTCAACGACTTCGTCGAAGAGTTGCAGCCCATACTTCGTGGCGAAAATCGGCGCACCTGA